A stretch of DNA from Telopea speciosissima isolate NSW1024214 ecotype Mountain lineage chromosome 5, Tspe_v1, whole genome shotgun sequence:
GcgtgtatatatatacatctAAGATTAACTGGTGGTGGTACATTCTAGAGGAAGACCCTGAGAAAAGCGTTTCGTGTCGGTGCAGTAGTTGTAGATCATGTAGTTTTTCTGAACCCATTCCAATCTCTGTTGGTTTGTCGAATCCAGCTCTTGCGAGAACCAgctattgttgttgttgccagATGCAGAGGAGGGAGAATTAGAGTTGCAAGAAGACGACCCAGAAGACCAAACACAAGCATTGGCATTGAAGTTGCGGTAGGAAGCAGTGAAGGGAGCTTGTGTCCAGTCGGTTTTGATGAGCCCACCCCTGGTAGCCCAGTCATCCGCATTCCAGAGACTGGAATAGATCCTCATGGGTTGGTTCTTTGGGAAGGGAATGCCCTTTGACTCTAAGTTCTTGAACTCTCTTATGGGAGTTCCATCCACAGAGAATCTGAAAGTAAGAACACAAATTAATATACTAATCAGATCAGAAATAGCACTGAAAATGGTACTTGAtagattaaattttttttacttttgatggATGGATTAATGAGTAAAGCTTACATGATTCGTTGGGGATTCCAGAGGATGGAGTAGGTGTGGAAGTCGGCGGTTGGGTCGAACCAGAGATAGAACTGCTGCTCTCTGTTGCCTTTGCCTTGACTGAACACGTTAGTGTGAAGAATGTAAGGATCTCCACTGAGGTTCCCCAAGAATTCGAAGTCGATTTCATCCCACGATGCCCCCTTTGAAGATAACTGCAACAGAATTCCACTTTTGAATTTGAGATATTGAGGATGATAAGGAAGATGGAAATTTTATATGGGAAGAGCTTAACTAAATGGAAGAGTAAGTAAATGGAAGCTTACATAATAGGCGGTGACAGTGCCAGCCGAGTTGCCAGGAACGAGCTTGAGCTGCATATCAATTTTCCCAAACAGATATTCGTTATTGGATTGGAAACCAGAGCCGGAAGCCTTGTCaagggagagagtgagaagGTCCCCATTGTTGAGCATCTTGGCACGGCCATCGCCCCAAGTGATGGCGAAATCTTGGTAGAAATTACTTGCAGAGACAGCCATTAAAGAGATGCCCAGTAGGACAGACACCAACACTAGTGAAACAGTGAAGGAAGATGAAAAAGAAGCAGCCATGAGAGACACAGAGTGTGGATGTTGAACTAAGGAGGAAAGTTGTTTGATATAAGTCTGCAGTGAGAACCGAGTTGTTGTGGTTGCTGTGTAAAGTGTATacatatatctatatatacacGAGAGGGAAGCATAGGTAGACGAGAGAGGTGAAGTGGTGAAGCGAAGAAAGGCACTGGAAAATTCATGGGATCGGAAGTTGAGCTGTTCACAGTTGGATGCGATTTGCGAGTAACAACAGCTGGAAAGGAAAGGTTCTGATACTATTCCCTTCCCAAACTAATTAGTTTGAATATTTACTATCACGCGTGGTGCACTGGGCGGGTGGGCCCTCCATGACTCCATCCAATGAGAGTTGCCGACTTGGAGGCGAAATCAGGAAGCTGCTTCCCAGTTGCCGCTAACAGCCCCATGAGGGACCCCATGAGACCATGAGTCAATGGGACGATGGCCAACCCATGCTTATTATTTGTAAcgttttttgtttggtaagcACCGGCATCCCTTATTGGACGACAGGAAGTCAACAACCACCACCACTTGGGAGGATTAACTTAGGGGCAATTATTATCACTATTCTATACTTaccctatatttattaaaactatcctatcttaatttttttttttaatactaccttatttttaaattttaggtttttgtcaaatgcccccttaAAAATGCTCATTTGTCTAAAAGCCCCTTAACAGCTTTTCTAATCCTAAACTCCCATTTATTTTCAACAAATTatagcattttggtccaatcttATAGTTTGGGACATTAGACATTAGTTTTAAGGAAtgtaatgatcaaaatgcccctctaataaaaatccatcaaaattaaagattaaatggatcaaattgccctcgtcttccccaaatgggtttgaaactgaaattttttttcccaaatcaGATAGAATTTGAACCCGTCTGGAAAGCGAAGgatcagaagaagaaattggataCAATACTGGGCGCTCAACGAAAATGAAGACACAGTTTCAAAGTTTGATAAATGCAAACATCACAAGAGAGCTGGGATTTATAATATCAACACATGAAATTGGATACGATACTGGGCGCTCAAAATTGGGAACTTTTAAATCCATTCAGGCAACCAAGTAACCAACAGATGTCATCTAACAAAATTTGTATGCTTTGTAGGTTCTGGCTCTCCTCCCAAATGCATAAAGATAAACCTtgaaaaatgaataaatttcACTGTAAATGGAGAAAGCACTTTCGTTTATGAAGCATATTTCACTCGACATTTCCCATTTCCCATTCAACAATCGCATGCTCAGAATAGAGtctattttcagatttaaacTTGGAATTAAATACCACAGTATCAGTCAATGGATTAGGGAGGAAGTTACCATCAAATGGAAAGAATCATATGGTGAAtcagctcttcaaaaatcaGGTTCAATTGATGGCTGGAACTGCAGTTGCAAAACTTCCCTAATTTAGATCACCAAAGGAGAAATCTGGCATCAGCCCTTGCAGTGATCCAAAGACAACCTACTTCAAGTAGAGTGTTGGTTTCTATGTGAAGGTCCTAGGCTCCAAATATCACCCAATTCCAATAGGTGATTGCTAAGATATAGCTCTTCAAAGTTGCAGCAGAGGAAAACTTGGGGACAAGTCAGCCGTAGGCAGTGATGGGAGATTTTAATATCTCCCAGATCTGAGGTCAAATCTCCTTCAAATGCTGGTCGAGTGTGACTCCTCAGGGGGATATTTCAATCCCAAAATATCAGCAGCAAAGGCCTTCAGTTTGCAGAGATCAATACACTCGGACTAGCAGCAGGAACAGAGAAAATAATCAGCTGCAAGGTCTGGTTTGATATTCAAATCAACAATAACTTACAAGCAGTGGTGTGGTCTCGGAATCCACCATTTTGATCTTCTGATCCCTTGCTTTccagatgggttcaaaccctaaccgTTTTGggattcatcttccccaaatggtttagggtttgattttcggtttcaaaccctaaaccatttggggaagatgagggcaatttggtcattttactttttaatttttattggatttgatcacaagggcattttggtcattacactccctaaaactaacgtctaacgtcccaaattaatggactggaccaaaatgctacaatttgttgaaaataagagggagtttaggattagaaaaattgtaaagaggcatttggacaaatgggcatttgacaaaaacccttaAACTTTTATATCttcttctaccctcatgtttttaaatacccagattacccttccttttcacctattaacttgctaatctatttaacctaacattcatcttctactttttactatttttgtcattaaaatagttaaaaatgaaagcacccacccgcttcttctatctcccattttttattccattcggttatttttttttgtttattcttcaatttttctatttaattaatttttattcaatatttcatcctcatcgttcttcttcgaacagatcatggttctacctatcggtatcgtatcgcccaTATCGGATGATGCataccggttttgctagtcactgataccgatactgtGCAGATACCGTATTGGTAGCATAGTacggataaggggtaaaatggtcagaaaactcatttttaaggagattcagggaTAATTGCCAgatacagccgatccaggcCGATGCTATATCtgtatcatatcgattttgcatgctaccgatacccattccgataccatgcactaagaccatggaacagatcgactctcttaaaaaattgtaaaaagtaaattgaataaaaaagaggaagagagagaagaagtggggtgctttgaagagagtcgatctgtttcatggttttagtgcacggtattagAACGGGTATTggtaacctgcaaaaccgatacaatatcgtcctggatcggctgtatcggacaaaattacccctggaTCTCCTTAAggaatgagttttctgaccattttaccccttgttcgtaCTATGCTACCGATGCGGTATCAGTATTGGTGACTAGCAAAGCCGGTATGTATCACCCATTACGGgtgatatgataccgatacttagaagcATGAtttgttcgaagaagaacgatgaggatgaaatattgaataaaaaattaattaaatagaaaaattgaagaaaaaacaaaaaacaaaacaactgaatggagtaaaaaacaggagagagaagaagtgggtgggtgctttgtagaagatgaatggtaggttaaatagattagcagatattaggtgaaaaggaaaggtaatctgggtatttaaaaacatgagggtagaaagagatgtaaaaatttaaaTGCAGGatagtttcagaaaagaagtctaaggtaggatagttttaataaatatagactAAGTGTAGGCTAATGATAGTCATTGCCTCATTAACTTAGGATTGAAACCTGActagggcatgggtttaaaccGATTCCCACATGAGGCCACTTTTCAAGCATACATCAAATCAGAACTTGTgtgtgtatttagaatttgattttttattgacATCCTCTTAAGATGTTAAATAAATTATAACCTTACTTtaagtgtatttagaatttgattttttattgacacccctcaaagtgtcaaataatttttaattttattttttaccttttaagtattaatacaatttttttccaatgagaattaatattgtcatttcacatgtgtactcaaAATATATTCATGACAATGACATAATGACATGTCAcctttaaataatttttgaaaatccttttatatCCCTAACTTAAAGatcttttgagaataagacaaaggcAATTAAAAGACGGTGTTACAGAGGTATCATTCAAACGCTAAAAAGAATGAAGTGAAAACACCGTCTTTGTTTTCTCTCGTGTAAGAGCGAGCTAAAGATGGTTGAAACAAGAGTAGATATTGTACAAGCAACTAGAAGATACCAAATCTTGCTAAAGAACCATTTAATCAGTACTCAGTAGGGATCTTCTCTCCTTATTCCAGATTAAATGCTCTTGTTGGAACCTACCCGGACTCCTCCACTCATGCACGCACGACGCCCACCCTAGATGGACTACTctctcttatctcttatttacTCACAATTGTATCTCATCTCAActacttctcttctctcttatctAAACTCATGCACACACAACCCTACTATGTTTTGTTCTTTACATGTAAATACTGAAATGTTACATATCGGGCCCCATTAATGGCATAATATTGTTTGCTTTGACAAGTGGATTCATAGCTTTAAAACGCGTCATATCAAACAAGGAGTTATAATATATATGTACATTCTA
This window harbors:
- the LOC122662281 gene encoding probable xyloglucan endotransglucosylase/hydrolase protein 23 — protein: MAASFSSSFTVSLVLVSVLLGISLMAVSASNFYQDFAITWGDGRAKMLNNGDLLTLSLDKASGSGFQSNNEYLFGKIDMQLKLVPGNSAGTVTAYYLSSKGASWDEIDFEFLGNLSGDPYILHTNVFSQGKGNREQQFYLWFDPTADFHTYSILWNPQRIIFSVDGTPIREFKNLESKGIPFPKNQPMRIYSSLWNADDWATRGGLIKTDWTQAPFTASYRNFNANACVWSSGSSSCNSNSPSSASGNNNNSWFSQELDSTNQQRLEWVQKNYMIYNYCTDTKRFSQGLPLECTTTS